CGCTCGCCGGCTTCGCTGAGGCGGATCGAGCGCGTGGTGCGGTGCAGCAGCTGCACCCCCACGTGGTTCTCGAGGAAGGTGATGGCGCGCGTGACGGCGGCTGGCGAACGTCCGAGGACGCGGCCCGCGCCGGCCAGGCTGCCCTCGTCGAGCGCGGAGACGAACACGCGCATGGCGTCGATACGGTCCATGATCCTCTACCTCGCGGGAAACGGAGGCCGGAGCAGGCAGGAGTCAGCGGCAATTCGGGAAGTAGTCGGCATGCACCGCGGCCGCGCGAGTCCAGGAGTCGGCCCCCTTGCGAATGGACTCGACCTTCACCGCCTTCAACAGGGCCGACAGATACGCCAGGTTGAAGCAGCGTGCCTTCGCCTTGTCATCACCCGTGCGCGCGTCCTTGCACGTTTTCTTCCCGATCCCTTCCAGGTTCGCCAGGCTCAGCTCCTTGCCCGGCTGGAACAACGCATCCAGCTCCTTCCCAATGATATACACCGGGCGGTGTTGTCCTTCCGGGATCAGCTTGGATGCCTTGCGCACGAGCTGCGAGGATTCCAGCCGCTGCCCGACGGCGGCCATGCAGCGGGTGAAGTTCTCCTCTTCCTTCAGGCAGTTCGCCTTGTCCTTGCCCAGCTCCTCGGAGAGGACGTGGATGCCCACGGCATCATCACTGACGCTTTGAATGTCGCCACCCGTTTCGCCGGTGGCGAACTGCACCGAAACGCCTCCGATCTCCAGGGTGGAGAAGGGAGTCTTCTCCGCGGGACGCGTGGCCAGCCAGGCCAGCTCGCCCTCCGTCTTTCCCGAGATGATCTCCACCTGTTGGACGTGTCTGGCGAGGCGCCCGCGCAGCTCCCGCATCTTGCGCTCCCCCTGCATTCCCTTCTGGCGGAAGCCCCCTGTCCCCAGCAGCACCACGCGGGTCGGCGCCAGGGCGGTGATCCGTTCACCCAGCTCCTGTTCCGCCTTCTTCACGTCCATGTCCGCCAGGGCGCTGAGCGTGGAATCCTTCTTCTGTTCCTGCTTCTTGGAGGGAGTGACCTGGCATCCCTGGGGACCCCGCGCCACCTCGTAGAGCAGGAGCCGGGTGCCTGAAGAGCCCGCGTCGATGACGAGGTGCTCGAAAGGGGGCAGGGCACAGTGGCAGCTGGACGTCTTCTCGGGGGCCGCCGTCCGCCACTGACCCGTCCAGTACTCACTCTGGGTGGAGCAGGCCGAGGGGCACTTGTCCTGGGCCTCGGAGTCGTCACGGAGGAGCTCCGTCTCCACGTCGTGCGAGCTGGCCTCGGCCTGCTGTCCGAAGAAGAGCGTCGCCGCCACCGCGAGTGACAGCGCGCCGAACCGCCTCTTCATGGTCTTTCTCCTGGCATGAGCGCGTAGGCTTATCGCGCCAGGGGCCGGTGGATCCATGCCCCTGACGTGAATCAGCGTCCGCCACGTACACGGCCAGGTCCACCCCCCGTGGGTCAGCCCACGACCGCGGTGGCTTCGATCTCGACGAGGACGCCCGGCTCGAAGAGCATGGAGACCCCGATCAGCGAGGCCGGCGCCGGCATGATCTTCAGCTCCTCGGCGACCTGATCGATGCCGGCGAGGAAGTCGGATATCATCTCGCGCTTCCAGTCGACCACATAGAACGTCAGTCGGACGACGTCGTTGAACGTCGCCCCGGCGGCCGCGAGGGCGATGGCGACGTTGCGGTAGGCCTGCGCCACCTGTCCAGCCAGGTCACCCCGTGCGACGAGCTGTCCATTCGCGTCATACGCGACCTGCCCTGCGATGTGCACCTGCCGGGTGCCGGTGGCAATCGCCACCTGTCGGTATCGGAACGCGTCGGTATTCGGGATTCCATCGGGGTTGATCAGGGTGACGGGCATGGGTGCTCTCCAGTGGACGGTGTGGGGTGATTGCCGGACTCGTATACCGAGTCCATTGACGAGCGGAGTTCCCCTTTCCAGCGACGCGGGAGCGACAATGCAAAGCCATCATAGAAAGTTCAAACATCCCCACACGACGTTCAATTCTTCTTACGAATACGGCTTTTCTGGGGTATTCAACTTGCGCTTGCCTGCCAAGGCAGGCTTTCTTGCCCCCCGAGAAAACAAGAAAGACATCCCCCATGAAACATTTCAAGCACGGGTTCCTGGTGCGCCCCTTCGTGGGCGCGGTGATGTGTACGCTCACGCTCGCGGCGGGCTGCGGCCCGGCGAATGGGCTGGAAGCGGAGAAGGGCGCGCTCGGAGAGAAGAAGAGCGAGGTGGTCTATGGCACGGACGACCGGCTGGACGTCTACGCCCACCCGGACGCCACGCTGCGCGCGCGGGCACAGCAGTCCACCGTGGCGCTGATGCACCCCCCGCTCATCGACGCGACGGATCCCAACCACGTCGTCTTCACCGGCCAGACGCTGGGCGAAGGCCGCAACCTCTGCACCACCGAGCGCTTCCGGGATGACCCGCGGGCGGCCTTCTGCTCCGGCACGCTCATCGACGATGACCTGGTGCTCACCGCGGCCCACTGTGTCCCCACCCCCGACGAGTGCGCCAACACCCGCTTCGTCTTCAACTTCTACCGGACCGCGGAGGGAGCGCTGCAGCAGGTCACCACGCAGGACATCTTCCGCTGCACCGCCATCGTGGCGCATGAGCTGAGCTGGTACATGGACTACTCCATCCTGCGCCTGGACCGGCCGGCCACGCCGCGCTTCACCCCGGCCCCGGTCCGCAAGGGCAACACCCCGCTGGCCGTCGGGCAGAAGCTGGCCGTCATCGGCAGCAGCAGCGCCATCCCCTTCAAGATCGCCTCCGGTGGCACGGTGCGCGACGCGAACGCGGAGTCGCTGGACTTCCTGGTGTCCACCACGGACACCTTCGCGGGCAACTCGGGCTCGGCCGTGTACGAGATGGACAACTACACGGTGGCGAGCATCGCCGTGCGCGGTGACGCGGACTATGTCGCCAACGGGACCTGCAACGTGGTGAACACGTGCCCCGAGACGGGCTGCACCGGCGAGCATAGCACCTACGTCTACAACGCCATCCGCACCTTGTGCGCCGCGACCAACAACGCCAGCCCGCGGCTGTGCGCCGACATGCCGCCCCAGAACCGCCCGGCCACCTCGTTCACCTACTTCACGGGCGAGACCAACAATGCCCAACAGAACACGACGGACAAGGTGATCAGTCTCTCCGCGGGTGATGTGGTGGAAGTGGGCACCTGCACCCTGCCGGGCGCCTTCGCCGCCGGTGACACCTCGCTGCGCCTCTCCGATGCACAGGGCACCGAGATCGCCGCCAGCTCGTGTTACTTCAAGCACAGGGTGGGGGCCTCGGGCGACTACACCATTCGCGCCGGCTGCACCAACAGCGATCTCTGCGGTGGCGTCGTGGTGTGGAAGGTGACCCCGAACGCCAACCTCGTCCGGGGCACGTTCTCCTTCAACCTCACCAACACCAGCAGCGGCTCGCGCAACACCGCCAACCAGAACGTGACGCTGTCGTATGGCCAGGTCATCGATGTGGGCACCTGCGGCCTGGAGGGCGCCTCGGGCGTCGGTGACACCATCGTGCGGGTGCACGAGTCGTCGGGCATGGTGGCGGCCGAGAACGACGACGCCTTCGGCACCTGCGGGAGCCTCTCGCACGTCGTCTACCGCGTGAACGTCGTGGGCCAGAACATGCCGCATCAAATCCGTGTCGGCTGCTTCCGCGACACGAGCTGCAGCGGTACGGCCTCCTACGTCATCTACTGATGACGTGAGGACACGGTGCTCGCCCCCGATGAGGTCGTCGGGGGCGAGCCACTCTCCGCTCACCCGGGAGGCGTGACTCTGGGGCAGACTCGGGGAATGCGTTCTTCTTCTCCTCCCAAGGTCCGACAACTCCGTCTCCTCGCGGGCACCGTGCTGGCCCTGCTCGCGGCGTGCGCGGTCCAGCCCCGGACCCTCCCGCCCTCGAGCGAGCCCCGCGTCCTGCGCGTGGGAACGAGCAGCGACTACCCGCCCTTCAGCACCCTGCACGACGGGCAGGCGTCCGGTTTCGATGCCGAGCTCATGCAAGCCTATGCGTCCGACCGCGGCTACCGCCTCGAATGGGTGCGCTTCCGCTGGCCGGAGCTGGTGGCGGACCTCGGCGCCCACCGCTTCGACGTGGCGACCAGTGGCATCACCGTCCGGCCCGATCGCTCGCTGACCGGGCGCTACACCGTTCCGGTGGCTCGCAACGGGGCCTTGCTGCTCCTGCGGCGCCCGGCCTGGGCTCCTCCGCCCGCGAGTCCCCCCGAGGAGCCGCTCGCGCTCCTGCGCGTGCTCGACCGGCCCGAGTTCCGCCTGGCCGTGAACCGGGGCGGACACCTGGAGCGCGTGGCGCGCGCCCACTTCCACCACGCGAACATCGTCGCCATTCCCAACAACGCGGCGGTGCGCGAGGCGCTGGCCAATGGAGAGGCCGACGCGGCGCTCACCAATACCTTCGAGGGTCCCCGCTGGGCCGAGGGCCTCTCCGGCATCGAGCGGGTGGGCCCGTTCACCCGGGACGTGGTGGCGCTCTACGTGGAGCCCTCGCGGGCCGATCTGGCCGCCGATCTGGACATGTGGCTCCTGCAACAGGAGGCGAGCGGAGCGCTCGAGCGGATCCGCGCCCGGCACCTGGGCCCCGGCGCCACCGGGCCCACCGCGACGCCGGTGGACGCGCTGCTCGCCGCGACGGCCGAGCGGCTGGCGCTGATGCCCCGGGTGGCCACGGCCAAGCGCCGCGCGGGCCAGCCCATCGAGGTGCTCGCGCAGGAGGCACGGGTGCTGGACACCGCCCGGAAGGA
Above is a window of Cystobacter fuscus DNA encoding:
- a CDS encoding mannan-binding protein; translated protein: MKRRFGALSLAVAATLFFGQQAEASSHDVETELLRDDSEAQDKCPSACSTQSEYWTGQWRTAAPEKTSSCHCALPPFEHLVIDAGSSGTRLLLYEVARGPQGCQVTPSKKQEQKKDSTLSALADMDVKKAEQELGERITALAPTRVVLLGTGGFRQKGMQGERKMRELRGRLARHVQQVEIISGKTEGELAWLATRPAEKTPFSTLEIGGVSVQFATGETGGDIQSVSDDAVGIHVLSEELGKDKANCLKEEENFTRCMAAVGQRLESSQLVRKASKLIPEGQHRPVYIIGKELDALFQPGKELSLANLEGIGKKTCKDARTGDDKAKARCFNLAYLSALLKAVKVESIRKGADSWTRAAAVHADYFPNCR
- a CDS encoding RidA family protein; this encodes MPVTLINPDGIPNTDAFRYRQVAIATGTRQVHIAGQVAYDANGQLVARGDLAGQVAQAYRNVAIALAAAGATFNDVVRLTFYVVDWKREMISDFLAGIDQVAEELKIMPAPASLIGVSMLFEPGVLVEIEATAVVG
- a CDS encoding trypsin-like serine peptidase; translation: MKHFKHGFLVRPFVGAVMCTLTLAAGCGPANGLEAEKGALGEKKSEVVYGTDDRLDVYAHPDATLRARAQQSTVALMHPPLIDATDPNHVVFTGQTLGEGRNLCTTERFRDDPRAAFCSGTLIDDDLVLTAAHCVPTPDECANTRFVFNFYRTAEGALQQVTTQDIFRCTAIVAHELSWYMDYSILRLDRPATPRFTPAPVRKGNTPLAVGQKLAVIGSSSAIPFKIASGGTVRDANAESLDFLVSTTDTFAGNSGSAVYEMDNYTVASIAVRGDADYVANGTCNVVNTCPETGCTGEHSTYVYNAIRTLCAATNNASPRLCADMPPQNRPATSFTYFTGETNNAQQNTTDKVISLSAGDVVEVGTCTLPGAFAAGDTSLRLSDAQGTEIAASSCYFKHRVGASGDYTIRAGCTNSDLCGGVVVWKVTPNANLVRGTFSFNLTNTSSGSRNTANQNVTLSYGQVIDVGTCGLEGASGVGDTIVRVHESSGMVAAENDDAFGTCGSLSHVVYRVNVVGQNMPHQIRVGCFRDTSCSGTASYVIY
- a CDS encoding transporter substrate-binding domain-containing protein — translated: MRSSSPPKVRQLRLLAGTVLALLAACAVQPRTLPPSSEPRVLRVGTSSDYPPFSTLHDGQASGFDAELMQAYASDRGYRLEWVRFRWPELVADLGAHRFDVATSGITVRPDRSLTGRYTVPVARNGALLLLRRPAWAPPPASPPEEPLALLRVLDRPEFRLAVNRGGHLERVARAHFHHANIVAIPNNAAVREALANGEADAALTNTFEGPRWAEGLSGIERVGPFTRDVVALYVEPSRADLAADLDMWLLQQEASGALERIRARHLGPGATGPTATPVDALLAATAERLALMPRVATAKRRAGQPIEVLAQEARVLDTARKEVHEAAAALGLAAPRDEAITAFFQAQMDAAKQIQLRAPDSAEAPVNSLDGELRPALARISARISTLVPRVPGGLDREAVRRKAREELASTGLEGAEMDRLADALVELGTGR